Proteins encoded within one genomic window of Glycine soja cultivar W05 chromosome 1, ASM419377v2, whole genome shotgun sequence:
- the LOC114418970 gene encoding plant intracellular Ras-group-related LRR protein 4-like, with amino-acid sequence MECWNSVDGVVEEIMRIHRSLPARPGIDEVEAARGLIGNVEKEDQARLEAIARQSKGVDVPEELFMVLQEMQRNVLYYQSKEQKREAVKLLDLDNVHSLFDELIQRASKCVASPSAKTSYSNGSASSVSTSLSKNSVSNSVSVGGFDKPPLAPTAAAATTTTSRKFNVEKERSELVTRDDSYVKKAKSSFYSNGYGFEPTIPSKASILDSSLKPTSTAGQDGDKLSLIKLASLIEVSAKKGTRDLKLQNKLMDQVDWLPDSIGKLSSLVTLDLSENRIMALPATIGGLSSLTRLDLHSNRITELPDSVGNLLSLLYLDLRGNQLTLLPASFSRLVRLEELDLSSNQLSALPDSIGSLVRLKILNVETNDIEELPHSVGSCSSLRELRVDYNRLKALPEAVGKIQSLEILSVRYNNIKQLPTTMSSLTNLKELNVSFNELESVPESLCFATSLVKMNIGNNFADMRSLPRSIGNLELLEELDISNNQIRVLPESFRMLTRLRVLRAEENPLEVPPREIAEKGAQAVVQYMDELVEKREKKDVKAQPLKQKKSWAQICFFSKSNKRKRDGVDYVKT; translated from the exons ATGGAGTGTTGGAATTCGGTGGACGGGGTGGTGGAGGAGATAATGAGGATTCACAGATCTCTTCCAGCACGGCCTGGGATTGATGAAGTTGAAGCGGCGAGAGGTTTGATCGGGAATGTGGAGAAGGAAGACCAGGCCAGGCTCGAAGCCATAGCCCGGCAGAGCAAGGGCGTTGATGTGCCAGAAGAGCTCTTCATGGTGCTCCAAGAGATGCAGAGGAACGTCCTTTATTACCAGAGCAAGGAGCAGAAAAGGGAGGCCGTCAAGCTCCTCGATCTCGACAACGTCCATTCTCTGTTCGATGAATTGATTCAGAGAGCTTCCAAGTGCGTCGCCTCTCCCTCTGCCAAAACAAGTTACTCTAACGGCTCTGCTTCCTCGGTTTCCACAAGCTTGTCCAAGAATTCGGTTTCTAATTCGGTTTCTGTGGGTGGTTTTGATAAGCCGCCACTTGCCCCAactgctgctgctgctactACTACTACTTCTAGAAAGTTCAACGTAGAGAAAGAACGTTCTGAATTGGTCACTCGAGATGACAGTTATGTGAAGAAAGCCAAATCATCGTTTTACTCCAATGGGTATGGATTTGAGCCCACTATCCCATCAAAAGCTAGTATCTTGGATTCATCGTTAAAACCTACATCAACTGCAG GCCAAGATGGGGATAAGTTGAGTTTGATCAAGCTTGCTAGCTTAATTGAAGTGTCTGCGAAGAAAGGGACTCGTGATCTCAAACTGCAGAACAAGTTAATGGATCAGGTTGATTGGCTACCTGATTCGATAGGGAAGTTGTCCAGCTTGGTGACTCTTGATTTGTCTGAGAATCGGATTATGGCCCTACCTGCTACGATTGGTGGGCTTTCGTCGTTGACCAGATTGGACTTGCATTCCAATAGAATCACGGAGCTTCCTGATTCTGTTGGGAATCTTCTTAGTCTGCTTTATCTTGATCTGAGGGGAAATCAGTTAACACTATTGCCTGCTTCTTTTAGCAGGTTGGTGCGTCTAGAGGAGCTCGATTTGAGTTCAAATCAGCTTTCAGCGCTTCCTGACTCTATAGGGTCGCTTGTTAGACTAAAAATATTGAATGTGGAAACAAATGATATAGAGGAACTTCCACATTCTGTTGGTAGTTGTTCTTCCCTTAGGGAGCTTCGCGTTGACTATAACCGGCTTAAGGCCCTGCCTGAAGCCGTTGGAAAGATTCAGAGCCTGGAGATTTTGTCTGTGCGGTACAATAACATCAAACAACTACCTACAACAATGTCATCTCTAACAAACCTCAAGGAACTTAATGTGAGTTTCAATGAGCTCGAGTCGGTGCCAGAGAGCTTGTGTTTTGCCACCTCTCTTGTCAAGATGAACATAGGAAACAATTTTGCTGACATGAGATCCTTACCGAGATCCATTGGGAACCTTGAATTGCTTGAGGAATTGGATATCAGCAATAATCAGATACGTGTGCTTCCTGAATCGTTTAGGATGCTCACTCGACTACGTGTCCTGCGAGCAGAAGAGAATCCTCTTGAAGTTCCACCAAGAGAAATAGCTGAGAAGGGAGCACAG GCTGTTGTCCAGTACATGGATGAGCTTGTTGAGAAGAGGGAAAAGAAAGATGTTAAAGCACAGCCACTAAAGCAGAAAAAGAGTTGGGCTCAGATCTGCTTCTTTTCAAAGTCTAACAAAAGAAAGCGTGACGGGGTTGATTATGTGAAAACCTGA